The following are encoded together in the Balaenoptera acutorostrata chromosome 9, mBalAcu1.1, whole genome shotgun sequence genome:
- the INS gene encoding insulin, whose translation MALWVRLVPLLALLALWAPAPARAFVSQHLCGSHLVEALYLVCGERGFFYTPKARREVEGPQVGAAELGGGPGAGGLQPRALEGPPQKRGIVEQCCTSICSLYQLENYCN comes from the exons ATGGCCCTGTGGGTGCGCCTCGTGCCCCTGCTGGCCCTGCTGGCCCTCTGGGCGCCCGCCCCTGCCCGGGCCTTCGTCAGCCAGCACCTGTGCGGCTCCCACCTGGTGGAGGCACTGTACCTGGTGTGCGGGGAGCGCGGCTTCTTCTACACGCCCAAGGCCCGCCGGGAGGTGGAGGGCCCGCAGG TGGGGGCTGCGGAGCTGGGGGGAGGCCCCGGTGCCGGCGGCCTGCAGCCCCGGGCCCTGGAGGGGCCCCCGCAGAAGCGCGGCATCGTGGAGCAGTGCTGCACCAGCATTTGCTCCCTCTACCAGCTGGAGAACTACTGCAACTAG